The Salvia miltiorrhiza cultivar Shanhuang (shh) chromosome 1, IMPLAD_Smil_shh, whole genome shotgun sequence genome has a window encoding:
- the LOC130998837 gene encoding conglutin delta 3-like: MAKLTALTLLFFAAVTVASASAFKAEQCESEVAMKSCIKWAMSEPYGGAFLRSRVAAEEKYLEECCEELRQLSSDNCRCSAVWEKMMKLPFPMNRNLCTVTSKCGMGPCICPR, translated from the coding sequence ATGGCCAAGCTGACAGCTCTCACTCTCCTCTTCTTCGCCGCGGTGACCGTGGCCAGCGCCTCCGCCTTCAAGGCCGAGCAGTGCGAGTCGGAGGTGGCGATGAAGAGCTGCATTAAGTGGGCGATGAGCGAGCCCTACGGCGGCGCGTTCCTGAGGAGCCGCGTGGCCGCGGAGGAGAAATACCTGGAGGAGTGCTGCGAGGAGCTGAGGCAGCTGAGCTCGGATAATTGCCGGTGCAGCGCAGTGTGGGAGAAGATGATGAAACTGCCGTTTCCTATGAATCGGAATTTGTGCACTGTGACGTCCAAGTGCGGAATGGGCCCCTGCATCTGCCCCCGTTGA